GAAAGTGCTGCTCATATAGGATGGTCTCCATCTTCATGCTTAGATCATTCAAATTAGAATAAAAGCAAGAACCCTCAACAACAAACGAACCAAAATTATGAGGGAGACTCAGTttaagttttgttttttttttcttctttcatatTTTCCTCAACTTTCCTCAATTCCTAGCTATTGCATCTGTTGTATTGTCTTTCTACTTGATGTCTTGCCTCTTATATTATTGTTAGTAAATATGCATTTGCTACCCAGACTTTTTGGACTCATGCAACTGCATACTTTTAGTACTTATGGACATGTTCTCGATGGAAAATCTAGCATAAGTAGGTGTAAGGAACCTTTTGTAAGCTATCTTTATATAATAAGTAGTTTGCATATTTTATTGCATGAGTGACTATAGCCCATTGAAATTGTAAATATAGCAATAATAGCCTAGTCAATGGCACTCATTGCATTTCTTTTTCCATCCACCATGTTCCTCAAATTTCAAGTTGCATTGCACCTTTTTTAAATAGGATAAAGTTAAGATTGTTTAAATCTGTAACCAATTTTTGTACTCATGATACTTGCATACTATGACCAAACTTATGTACTGCATGAGAGGGATATACCCATTAAAAATGATATTAAGGTGTTTTTGCCTAAAATTCGTTTGTAATTCTTGCCATGTTTCTAAGGTTCTTAATTCATGATAATTTTGTAGTATATAATATTCATGAAAATGGTTTAAAGCCATCTCAATTCATCAATTGTAGTCAATTTATTGCATTTATGGTACTTGATCATGTTAATAAGTACTCATATTATGTCAGTAGATAACACAGTCATATTTGTAAATAATCTTATAGGTACATGCAGTGTCTCATATATTTATCTACATGTGCAAATTTCTGACCAACATAACTGTTCATAAGGCTTTGCTCTTATTAATTGTAATTCTAGGATAGTTGCAGATCTGACGTTATTTCCAAACTTATAATATGCATGACCTCAATAAGAAATAGACTGAAAAATTGATGCAGTCCTTATTTTTTCTACATTGCACCTATCAAACCTGTAGATCATTTCTAGATGATAATACATAATGAGCTTTGTACCAAAAATGTCTAatctttacatgcttcatctTTTAAGATTTTGGCCAAAATGACGAGTCTAACAGGGATTCATACATGTAACAAGCTGAAAAAAATCCCCTCTCTCCTGCATGTTTTTGCACATCCATCACTTGGAGAAGCAAAAGTTACTAATTCTATCACACCTGAGCTAACATCGGCGCATGGAAAAGATTATACCATGAGACTGCTTTTAAATTGTCAAAGGGTTTCTCTCATCAAAAGAGATGCAAATTTATTGTAGTTAAGCTAGAAAACGATAATGCAAGTTGGGAGAAAActtgcactaacaaatctattccttttcttttattatctccaGGACTTTGTTTATAAAGTAGTTCTTTAACATGTTTTATCAGAAGCATTATGAATCTATTGTCCTTTCATGTGACTGATTTATTATTGTTATGAAGCATTTCCAACAACCAAAGTAGGTGTTATTCAGAGTAGGATGCTCAAGCACACCAAATAATAAAGCAATAGCTAAGAACAAGACCTACTAATTCATATATATGATATTAAAGTTTGTTTAAGAAAGCCAGAGATGAAATAACTACACAGGTTGCTCGGAAGCAACCTGAAATTACAAATTGACACCACAATGTTTCAGAAAGCTCCATTTCGCATGGGTCCTGCAAAGACTTCTCAGCAACCGAGAGCAAAACAACCAGGAGGTGATTAGACGGGAATAGGTGAGGCAGTTAGTCCATGGTCAAAACTGCCAAGTAATTATTTGATTCAAGTATTACGACATGAGCAGATCATACTGATAAAGCATCAAGCAAATGGACAACAAATGCATCCAACTGCATTCTTAACACATACTATACATCATGTCCCCCTAAATAAacaccaaaataaaaatttatccaAATCAGATTGGTGCATATCTAGATTCTAGAGCCACATGCTAAAGTTCCCGTACAAAACTCTACAGAGGCATAGAACAATTTGCAACTTGGCAAGCATAAAACAGATACAAGAGTTCCGAAGAGGCTTCTTACTCTAGATGAAAGTGAGAAGAATGGCGCATGTCCCATGACCAATTTTCGGCCCTAAACTCAAAAGATTCAATTTTGAGCCCTAAACAGCACTCAGACCTCACCAAACTTGCATCTAAATGTTGAGAACGATGAATCGACGACGAATCTAAGGATTCCGCAGGAAATGCATCGAGAAATCACAACTCCAAACCTTATTACCCGAAACACCCAGACCCAAATCCCAGGTAGACCTCATAGAAGACCAgataaacaaagaagaaaagctCACATTACCAAAAGATCCCACACGATCCAAACAAACTCCACTGGCTAGAAGAATTCAACGAAACGGAGAAACGGAGCAAGGAAGGTGAAGAGAAAGCACGGATCTGCGCAAAATGGAGGTCAAATTACATCAGGCAAGAGAGGGAGAATGCGGGAAAACAAATCTGAATCCGGATTTACCTGAGAGAGCAAGTGATGTTACATTGCTCCCTTTTCCTTTgacttttttttatcttttcccgtgacttttttctcttttcccctTTTAATTGGCTGGCAATCAGCTTCTCACTCTCTCTCAACAGTTTCTCTCGCTGTCGGATTCTGAGAAAAAGAAATCCTcactcgatcctctctttctCCTGCTGTCGGGGAGTGGGATTGTGGGAAGGATCCCCGAAAGGAGCCCAACTTTCTTTCCTGCGGCTCTGCTGCCCCTCCTAATCCTCGACTCATTAATCCTCTCGCTTAAACTCCAGTTGTTGGAGGCGTGGCGACATTTCATTGGTTCGAGTTGAAGTCTGTCGACGGCTTTGGGGTGTGGGGTCGGTGATCGCCTGCCACGCGTCCCCTTTGGAGGTAGTTTAGTTTGCTTCCGATCCGGAGGAGGCGACCTTATCTCCGGCTGTTAGTTGAGTTATTGAGTAGCATACGTGGTTTGGTTAATAAAGCTCGGAATGTCCACAGAGCGGCGGTCTGGTCGTGGCTATAATGCGCCGAGAGTTTATGGGAAAGGTTGCGCACATACAACCACGATAGCCTCCATTGAAGGATGTACAGCGATCAAATAAAGTGCATCATGTGTGACATAGGATGtagattattttatttaatgatCATCCATAATTGTACAATACTCTACGGCCCAAAGTTTCATGCTTGCGTATGCGAGCTTTGAAATAATGGCTACTTGTGGTGGGTATACTATTCGATGtttataatttcttttttttaaggaaaacgATATTTTAATCCAAATTTGAGACAGAATTTTAGGGAAAATGTATGACAAGATGAGTTGGCGGCcatctaaaataaattaaaaatataatattaaaagctttgaataattaaaaatatcttAAAAAAATTTGTCGTTGTTCTATCGGTTGATCAGGTCAATTAGAGCAATACCAGAGGAAGACATTAATTGTTGTCAAAAAAAGGCGGTAATTAATTACTGATCCTATTGACCAAAACTTTTATTTCCGATCAATAGTATATGCGTCTTATAATTTTTGGTCCCTAAtaatcattttattatttaaaaatctcAAAGATACCTTCACGACCCCCACCAGTTTGGTTACAGTACGTTGATGATTCTTGATTTTATGAGGTTCCCCACGTGAATGCATTCTGTTAAGAAAATTTTTCAAACATGTCCACCcaaaatttcttctttcttcacgTACGCATTGCCCTCAATCTCTTGTTCCCCATTTAGCTACTTCCTTGCTTCAAACAATCAACTCTAAAAAATCCCTCTTCTTATTCTATTAATGCATAAAAGATGTTCGTAAAGAAGAATCATCTCCACACGCACGTCCACCCCAAACCTCATCTTTCTTCACACACACCTGTCCCAAATCTTTTATTCCCCGTTTGCCaagtctcttcttctccttttggtTACATCCTTTCTTCAAACGTTCAACTGAAAGCAATCCTTCTTTTTAGTCCACTGATGCATACAAGAGGTCCCTAAAGAAGAATCATCCCCACATGCCCGTCGACCCCAAATCTCATCTTTCTTCACGTATGCCTGCCCCAAATTTTTTCTTCCCCATTTGCAAAAGTCTCTCCTTTCCAAATTTTTTCTTCCCCACATTATATAGGTCAATTGATATAGTAAAATATACACATTGAGAATATGGCGTGGAATTGATGTATCATCAAGCTTGGCATGGGAAGGAGGTGGCTATAAAGGAGCTTTATGGTCAGGTCACTATCTTATGACCAGATATGTTGGTGTTACGATGCCATTTTTTAGGCCAACCCCGACAGTATAGCAGAGTATGAAACAAATGTAGGTCGATTCACACTCCTTTTCATTTTATTTCATACTTTTTATCACGGGTTTCATCAAAGGACGTAGACCTTTGATTTTCATGGATAGAATATTTATaaaacataaagatagaggtgtACTACGTGGCGCCACTTGCAAAGATACAAATGATGATATATTCTTGTAGCTTATGGTGTGGTGGATACAGAGATTGATGATGATTGGGAGtagttttgtttgtttttggCTAAATCATTATGCATTAATCATTGATCTTCATAACTCTAATAGACAATATTAACTAGCAGTGTATAAGAACAATCAAACAAAAAGGGTTATGAATTATAATGAGAAGAATATAAAACCATTTCATGACTTGTAGATAATAACATAGATTCAATCATGACAAAGAGTTTTGTTATGCATGGACAAGAAGTTTGGAAGAGATTTCATGCTGTAATTTGATATATTTTTGGCTCTTGTAAGTACCATCAACATATTATGTAAAAGAGACTATACTTCACTATTGATAAATAATTTTGGTATTTCCGCATGCTAGCTAATTCCAAATTGACATCCCATCCagttgttttaattttttgaaatccTTGAACCCGGTAGGCAAAACCTTGGGAACGTATTTATTGTCCTACATCAAAGTAAggacaaataccaaaatataggAGACATCCCAAAATTATTTTGTGAGCTCCACCAACTTTACTGGCAAGGTGATGATAAGCTTCACTCATCCAAAAGTGTCCATTATTATTAGAGACATAAAATCCTCCACAGCTTCCCGTAAAATCATACTCTAAGACTTGAAACATGTAAGGAACACTACTCGTTGTTATAAAGAAGGCCTTTACAAATCAATGATTTCATGACTTGTAGATATGCACATATTTGTTCTATTCTAAGTACTATAAGCAttcaaatcaagaccctctctACTGGATAGATTCAATTATTCTAAACAAACATTTGTAAGCTAGTAGATAATAACAATAATGTGAGTAAAAATTGGGTTTGAAAAATATGCAACTAACATAGAATCAAAGATGAGGCTGGAATGATTGATTCACCAAGCTGGAGAGATGAGAGAGTCAAGGAAGGCAAGAGAGACGACAAACGTCCTTGCACATCGGAGATACAATAGGGTACATTCACGCACACTAAAGAGAGGGTGAGAGGGTGAACGGAGGGGAGAGGTGAGGGAGTTGTCGCAGGATGGAATTTAGCACATCAAGGCTAGAGAGATTGGGTATTCATGGATTTTGAGCAGTCGGGAGAGTGGAGAAGTCAGGAGGGTTAGGCAAGAAGGGTTAGAAAAATATGGAGGGCATTTTTGTCTTCGAgtgatcaaaaattaaaaagaatttaACCTATGTACTGGGTGCTATAAAAATAGTCCACAGGGGTTAAATATTAAGGCGCGGTCCACTAATGGATTGGCTAttaatttcttcaaaaaaaaatgacagTTCTGGTGAAGTCTTCCAACCTctgtgaagaaagaaaaatgtggTGACTTGAGAGAGGGAAAAGGGTGGGAGGAGATACTAAGTGTGAGAATCGGGCCGAACTGGAACTGGTTTGGATCAAAGTCGGCAGGGCAAGCCATTTGAttcataaattcaaaaaaaaaagagataaagctTTGGAAACAGAGGATGTGATCATGATCCACTGCTAAAGAGATGGTGGTTGTATGGATGACCACGAACACACCACGATGACTCGAGAGGACTCTTTGGAGTTGGCACAAATGACGGCCGACTGTTAGGTCCGCCACCAATGAATGAATGGCTGAGTTTATCTTTCATTGAACCAACCTTATCTCTTTCCGAAAATTTTCTTTAAATCTCCCTTCAATCGTTGTGTTTGAACACCACTgagtctttcttcctttcttcttcacttCCGGTGACCGTCATGTCGCCATAATCGAGCTTTGCTATCCCCAaaactccttctctctctctctaaatctGATTACCCTGTTTCGAGATCCATCACCTCTCTTTTCGTCGGAAAACGTCAGCACCGCAAGATCCATTGCCACCGCAGCTCGCTAGTGAGTGCTCACTCTCCCATTGCCCATTTTGGTTGAGTAGATATCACACGAGGTAGCTAAGGGGCACTGCCCCATTCATCTTTTTCTCAACTTTTTCTGATCACCCAGCCGTCGCCGCCATCCAACCTTAAACCAAAAATATCATCATGTTTTGTTGGTAAATTTTTATTGCTTATTATTAGGTTAAAttacaaccttcttatatattcaAGGCTTCTTCTAGTAGTTGCAGGCTAATGAGACACATCTAAAGTAATGTGAAGGGAGAAAAAGTTAGATACTTTATGAGTAGCTTTTCTTCATGGtaaaattgaaaataaaattatgaagcCTTATTAGTTTGTTTCATTTAAGCTTCACAATAAGGTCACATATTTTGTGTATGCTTGCAATTTATGTCCTCCGTATCTTATCATCAAAATCTTCCAACATTAATATCAAATTCTTCTAATATTCCCCCTATAgatatagaaaaataaactattttaaaTAAACTAGCAATagttttattataatatttccAATATGTGTGAGAACCCCTATTATTTCTTTGTAGCTGAAGTTTGCTAATTTTATGATATTTGTTCTTGCAGATTTAGGAGTTTTTCATaaaaacatttcagcacataCATCATGATATGAATAttcctttgagtgaagataatTAATCTTTCTTATTATGaaagttaaaaaaatgataataataagATAAGCATCTATCATTTAATTATCTCACAAAGCAATAAGGTGAAACAATGTAATCAAAGGCAAAGTTTACCTAATGATGTCTCTAAAGCACATTAAAAATTCCCCATATTGACCTTCTACTTACGAAAGAAATCCTGATCATATCTGAGTATAATATTAAATATCATGTAAACATTGGGAGTTCTATTTGGTCCTCAAATGTGCGGATATTCTAATCAGATCTAGAAgcatatattaatttttgatgTGTCATTCTCCTTATGGCAATGGATAAATCTTTTTCAATAATAGCTTTTTCATATTAACATATGGTTGACCCAAGTCAAGTCAGATttcttttaattagtcaaaatttcttttaattaataaattcgATCTAACTCAGAAGCCTTAATTTGATCAGGTGGAAATCCAGGTCCAGATAGCGTGGAGGCATGATCGAGACTGGATCTGTTGCATTCAAGTAACCGCGAACCTCACCTCCGGAtgaaattcatattttgatccAAGGGATGATTGAGATCTCTAAATGTTAGATTAGTTTTGGTATTTAATAAGGTATTTAATTCTTTTAGAATTTTGGACGATTTTCCAAATTGGTGGATTTTGAGAGAGTTAGTGCAAAATTAGTAGGTTACCTTTACTCTTGGTATATTTAATCACAACAtgatatgatatatattatttgaaaattaatctATTTCAATTATGTTTAAATTAAGTCTTGTATATATGCTGCATGAAATTTAATATTGGATTAAGTATGATATAAAATACTTGGGCATAATTTATTACATGGATAAATGTGTTGATACCGTATATAGATAAATGGGAACATGCACATGGATAAATACTTATGCTATTATTGGAAGAACTAGATATAAAAAAAGTGTCGTATGTTGCTTTAGCTTTACTTTCCACTAAACACTCAACTGAAGCATGCTAATATGCTAATGGAAGCAGCTTGAGAGCTACAGTCCCTTGCACCCCTGCAAGTTATGGAGGATTTGATAGACCCATCTATCTCATATTCAAATTGTAAACCTTGTGGGAGATATTGTAAAGTTTGCTGCGCTGAAACGAATTCGGGGACAACCTCCAAATATATTAATGTCAATATGACAGAAACCTTATTTCCTAAGAAGGAAAATTAGCACATTCTTCTATAATAAATTACTGTGAAGATAATTAGTTGGAACAATCATAGTCTTAGGAGACCACATACTATAATATATTCTTAGCATCTCATTAACTTCCAAAGGGTTTCAGACTGTTTTAGAATTCAAACCACGAGAGAAGTCCACCTAGGAGACGTGTCCCACTCCGATTCAGATTAGGATTCACTATCAGGCTAGGATTTGCTAAAATAAGAACCCCGAAACCTCTACTTATAATCCCGACCGCACTCCTCTCCTCTCCCACAGGAAGCTTCATTGCTTGGCTACATTACGGAAAGAGATGACGAGAATTTTACAGAAAGCAACAGCGATCGGCTCTCCCAAATGACGTCATGAACAGAGCTTTCAATTTCGGCGACACTACCATGTATGTCAGTGCTTTGCTCAAGGGGAGAGGTTTGGAAGCATCGGCAAGGTTTGTGGCTCCCATTAGTGTCCACCTTCACGTCTACGAGTTCTGTGATGGAGGTCTAAGCTTGGCTCGCCCCCCAGAGTCCACCAATTTTTCCGCATATCTCCGCAACCTGGTGTATCCGCAATATCTCAATAATATGGTTCCTAAAATCCTTTCCAATACGCGCTACAACGATCTTGATGCCCAGCACTTCTAGCAGGAGAGCTCAACGTATACGTTTTCGGTGTTAGCCTGGATGCCTTACTTGCTGGAGTTGAAGAGCTGGAGATAAACGTCGAGATATGTATCCACGAGGCTTTCGTCAAGGCGCTGGAGGTAGTGAAGTACAATGGTGTTGGAACTAAGTTTCAAGAGAACGGGTTCTCGATATGCTTGGAGGAGTTTGAGTTTGAGATGGAAGTGACTCAAATGCCTTGCAAGCACGTCTTCCATGGTGGCCGCCTCACTCAGTGGCTGGAGAGAAGTCATCTTTGCCAACTCTGCCATTATGAGATGGCCATCTAATGCGAGGGGAATGGGAAGGAGCTGGCCTAAATTTTTTGGCATCTATTGCTGTATGTTCGTTTTGAGAGGCTATAAATTCTTTTCCACTTATTGACTTGCCAGGATGGCCTAAGTTCACATTTATGATGGCTGTTGCATTAGACTATTTCTGATATGCGGTTtggttattttaaaatttatttattatttttttctttttttgagtaaAAACTGGCTTATAGTTTATTTCTTTGCATGCCATCTAAattcaatattaaaaaaaatctttttttcaaacccttttttttttggtgtactgACGTCTCACTACATCAGCCATGAGTAAATTCAGAATAATCACAAAGCAAAACATGCTCTAGTGCCACCAACACTCGCTCCATACCTTTCCATAGGACGACCCTAGAGTGGTGTGCTACAAATGAGGTGACCCAGTCCGCCGCACTGTTCGCCTTCCGAAAGACATGCATGGCTCAGAAGGAGTCCAGCTCACCTAGAAGATGGCAGATATCATAGACAAGAGGGTGTGGATCTAACTTGACATGCCCGCTCCGAATCCAGTCGACCACTGTCGTCGAGTCTCTCTCAAGTAGGACCCGTCGAGCACCCAAGTGCACTCTGGCTTGCACGGGGCCCTCCTATGCTGCTCGCAACTCCGCCACCGGGACAGACTCATCAAAGGTACGTTGTCCTCTAGCTGCAATCAGCTTGAAGTCGTAGTCTCTTATCATAAAATCCACACCGCATCTGCTACTGCTCTCTGAGATGCTACCGTCAAAATTCACCTTGAAGAAATCAggagtgggggctcccaggataCCATTGGTATCATCGCATACCTAGACGTTGTTGGAAATCCACCCATGCTgcagaaatttcaaaaaaaaattcagatcgcAGCggaaggcatgcgcgggatcccgttcatcgcatgaacgtatttcaaAATCATCGTTCAtagttagattaggattaattacttttcatacaagattagaaagatcagatcttcaccttgtgcgggtagatgattaccacaaactgatgatcgtggtatctgatgaaggttcgcttgaagccgcatacgcatccggcctctacgggtatccacacgaagcagaggaccgatcaaagctttcttgtctccccgaggtgctagctcccttgcagagacaaattttgatggctgatatcctctctttgaatcaacctttgattgtgcttgggaggaggaagaagaaggatggttctaggaagaagaacaaaggctactcgcagccttttctttcttcttcgcgTTGGAGCCttagaagagaggaaggaagggaaCACGCCTCTTCTtattttccctttgctgatggtggCTGAAAACCCAAGAGAGGAAGGGTGGCTCATGGCTGGAAGAGGCGGAAAAAGATTACCCTAGGGGTTGGCCCTTTACCTCCTTATAAAGACATATGGAGCTCCTACATTTTAGGAGCttcatgtttttccttttggagccaagaggaggggcgcacgcccctcttctcttctctttgatttcggccaagggaggggtgtacgcccctccctcctcATCCTCCATCACGCATGCCccaagcttgatctaatcaagtggggcgtggggcCTAATCCTAGGTggttttaatccttttccaaaAAGGACTAGGTGCACCTATTTGTATCCCttcaaattctaatccaattacgattcaattgaaccatgactcaattgaactcttcaatcctaatccaattagaagtcatttaattaattagactaaaattaatcaggacttaagaaatcctaatctaattaggacttgttcaattttagtcctaatcca
This portion of the Phoenix dactylifera cultivar Barhee BC4 chromosome 11, palm_55x_up_171113_PBpolish2nd_filt_p, whole genome shotgun sequence genome encodes:
- the LOC103696698 gene encoding E3 ubiquitin-protein ligase RING1-like; translation: MNRAFNFGDTTMYVSALLKGRGLEASARFVAPISVHLHVYEFCDGALLAGELNVYVFGVSLDALLAGVEELEINVEICIHEAFVKALEVVKYNGVGTKFQENGFSICLEEFEFEMEVTQMPCKHVFHGGRLTQWLERSHLCQLCHYEMAI